The DNA sequence ACACCGACCAGATAGTCCCCGCGAGGTTCCTCAAGGAGGTCACATTCGAGAACATGGGGAACTACGCCTTCTACGACGCACGCCGTGACGACGACGGCGAACTCAACGACCATCCGTTCAACGTCTACAACGGAAACATACTCGTAGTCAACGACAACTTCGGCTGTGGATCGTCACGCGAACACGCCCCACAGGCTCTTATGCGGTGGGGTATCGAGGGTATCATAGGCGAGTCGTTCGCCGAGATATTCGCCGATAACTGTTCTTCGCTCGGAATACCGACGGTGACAGCCGACCACGAGACAGTCGACGAGATACAGTCGACGGTCGAAGACGATCCCGAGACACCTATCGAGATCAGAATTCAAGACGAGACCGTAACCGTCGGAGACGAGACAGTAGACGTCGGTATAGAGCCGTCGCTCAAGGAGGCTCTTCTCGAAGGCATCTGGGACACGACCGCGCTCATGAAGAGTAACCTCGACGAAGTACGAGAGACCTACGAGGAGCTACCCTACACCTCGAACTTCGACTAGATCTCGCCCGCGCCGAAACCTCTCTCCTCTCCTACCGAGAGGTACGACTCGACGAGTGCCCCGACCGCGTCTATGTGTCTTATAACCGAGAGGAGTGAGTGGTTGAGTTCCTGTCTGTCTATCTCGGGATACAGAACCCTCTCTATCGAGAGACGGTGAAGCTCGTCGAACTCCGCGATCTCTCCCTGTGGGTTGACATACCGGAATGTGCCCTCGAACGTCCTGAGGAGACGCCGTATCCTCCTGTCGATCTCGTCCTTCGTCTCCTCGTGGAGAGCGTCGAACTCCCTCAGGCTGTCCTCTACTGTCATGCTCGCCGTAAGCACGACGACGTCCTTCGGCTTGAGCTTAGCAACCCTCGCGCTGCCTCTCGACGTAGAGACGTCGTAGAGGAAGTCACGCGTACCCTCGTCCGACTCGATGAGTTTGACCTCGAATATCTGACCGTCGATGTAGTTACTAATCTTCTCCTGTGTGATTGAATCTGAGGTCATAATACTCCCGAGTAGGGCGCGGTATACATACTTTGGCTTTGATCTGACCGGGAAGCCTCTTCTACCCCGAGTTCATATACCGAGTATGACCACGGAGAGAGCCACCTTCGCCGGGGGATGTTTCTGGTGTACCGAGTCGGTATTCAAACACGTCGAGGGAGTCGACTCCGTAGTCTCGGGGTATACGGGAGGCGAAACTGACGATCCTACGTACAAGGAGGTATGTACGGGAAAGACGGGACACGCCGAGGCGGTACAGGTGAGCTACGATCCCGACGTCGTGAGTTACAGAGAACTTCTAGAGATCTTCTTCTCGACACACGACCCCACGACTCTCAACAGACAGGGACCCGATGTCGGAAGCCAGTACAGGTCGGCGGTCTTCTACCACGACGATGAACAGAGGCGCGAGGTCGAGTCGCTCGTCGACGAACTCGAATCCTCCGACGAGTATCCCTACGGAAAGGGAGATATAGTCACCGAGATAAACGAGCTTGAGGAGTTCTACGAGGCAGAGGAGTACCACCAGGACTACTACGACAAGAACCCCGGAAACGCCTACTGTAACGCCAACATCGAGCCGAAGCTCAGAAAGCTGAGGAAGAAGTTCAGCGACACCGTCGAGTCGGACGTGTAGATGTAGATTATCCCGAAGAGCTTTTGAGCTTTCTAAATGATCAAATAAAACATACATGACAGACGACAAGACTGTCGGATTCATAGGTCTCGGAATAATGGGAAAGCCGATGGCGGAGAACCTCTTGGAAGCGGGCTACTCGGTAGTCGGAAACAACCGTTCGCCCGAGCCCGTCGAGGATCTGGTTAGCCAGGGTGCCGACTCCGCCGCGACGCCCGAGGAGGTCGCGGAGAGAAGCGATGTCGTGATCTCCGTCCTGCCCGACTCCGACGTCGTGAAGGACGTCGCTCTCGGAGACGACGGAGTGATAGACGGAATCAGCGAGGGCGACGTCTTCATAGACATGTCGACTATCTCCCCCACTGTCACACAGGAGATAGCCGACGAGCTACACGAGGTCGGCGCTGACATGCTCGACGCTCCGATAAGCGGCGGAGAGGAGGGCGCAATAGAGGGAACACTCTCGATAATGGTCGGCGGAAACGACGACACCCTCGACGACCACCGCGATCTATTCGAGGTCATGGGCGATACTGTGACCCACTGCGGAGACCACGGCTCGGGACAGGTCGCTAAGGCGTGTAACCAGATCGTCCTCGGCGTGACACTTCAGGGAGTCAGCGAGGCACTCGTCTTCGCCAAGAAGGCAGGTGCGGATCTCGATGCAGTCCTCAACGCCATAAGCGGGGGTGCGGCTTCGTGCTGGGCACTCGACGCACGTGCCCCGCGTGTTATAGAGGGCAACTTCGACCCCGGATTCTTCGCGTCGTACCATTACAAGGATCTGCGTATAGCCACAGACGCCGGCGAGGCTTTCGGATCGCCGATGCCCGCGACGGAGCTCGTCCACGAGATGTTCAAGTCTATGGAACAGAAAGGACTCGGGATGGAGGATCACTCAGCGATTATCAAGATAGTCGAGGATCTCGCCGACGAGAAGGCACGAGTCGAGTAGGCGCGCCGGATTCCGATAGGAGATTTTTTATATTAGTTTCGTCCATTGTTAAGTAGTATGTTTGATGATGAAGAACTCGACGAGATAAAACAGGAACGCGAGGACTGGGAGGAAGAGACACTCGGTCCGGTTCTCGACTCGTACGGCGAACGCAAGGACGAGTTCGCTACCGTCTCGAACCTCGAAGTCGACCGTCTCTACACACCCGAGGACATAGACCACCTCGACTACAACGACGACATAGGCTTCCCCGGTGAGGAGCCCTTCACGCGTGGAGTCTACCCGACGATGTACCGCGGACGTTTCTGGACGATGCGCCAGTTCGCGGGATTCGGAACCGTCGAGGAGACCAACGAGAGGTTCCATTACCTCCTCGAAAACGGACAGACGGGTCTCTCGACGGCTTTCGACATGCCTTCTCTGATGGGACGTGACTCCGACGACCCGATGAGTGAGGGTGAGGTCGGAAAGGAAGGCTGTGCAGTCGACACTCTGAGGGACATGGAGATACTCTTCGACGAGATACCCCTCGAAGACGTCACCGTCTCGTTCACCATAAACCCGAGTGCGGCTGTCATATACGGCATGTTCGTCGCGCTCGCCGACAAGCGCGGTGTCGACAGGGAGAAGCTCAACGGGACATTCCAGAACGACATGTTCAAGGAGTTCATCGCACAGAAGGAGTGGGTCATACCCCCGCGTCCCGCTATAGACCTCGTCGTCGACACCATAGAGTTCGCGACGAACCAGAACCCCAAGATAAAGCCCGTCTCGATCTCGGGATACCATATCCGTGAGGCAGGTACGACGGCGATACAGGAGCTCGCCTTCACGCTCGCAGACGGATTCGGATACGTTGAGGCGTGCATGGAACGTGGAATGGACGTCGACGACTTCGCTCCTCAGCTCTCGTTCTTCTTCAACTCGCACAACTCGATGTTCGAGGAGATCGCGAAGTTCCGCGCCGCGAGGAAGATCTGGGCGGACAAGATGGACGAGTGGTACGACGCCGAGGACATAGAGTCGAGGAGACTCAAGTTCCACACACAGACAGCGGGACAGTCACTCACCGCACAGCAACCTCTCAACAACGTCGTCAGGACGACGATACAGGCACTCGCGGGAGTCCTCGGAGGCACTCAGTCGCTCCACACTAACAGCTACGACGAGGCTCTCGCACTTCCGAGTGAGGAGGCGGTCAAGGTCGCTCTCAGGACACAGCAGATCATCGCACACGAGTCGGGAGCCGCCGACGTCGTCGATCCCCTCGGAGGCTCGTACTTCGTCGAGTCGCTCACCGACGAGGTCTACGAGAAGACGATGGACTACATCGACCACATCAAGGAGCTCGGAGACGGCTCCGTCCTAGAGGGTATCTTTGTCGGACTCGACGAGGGATGGTTCCAGAAGGAGACACACGAGTCCGCCTTCGAGTACCAGCAGAGGGTCGAGAGCGGCGACGAGGTCGTCGTCGGTGTCAACAAGTACGTCGAGGAAGAGGACGACCAGGACATCGACATACTCCACGTCGACGAACAGGAGGCGTACGAGACACAGATCAACCGTCTCAACGAGGTCAAGGAGGAGAGAGACGACGAGGCTGTCGACGAGGCACTCGAAGACCTGCGTGAGGCTATCGAGAACGACGAGAACACGATGCCTTACATAGTCGCCGCGGTCAAGGAGTACGCCACGATGGGCGAGATAATGGGAGTCTTCAAGGACATACACGGAGCCTACCACGAGAGCAAGCTGAGAGCGTAAAGTAGTATATAAGAGTAGAGTTCTCTTCTCTCTTCATCTCATCTTCTTCTCTTTTCTGCTCTATTCACGTTTATTTATACTGCAGCGCCGATGTGCTCCGCCTGCTCCTGGTAACGGTTACGTATCGTAACCTCGGTGATGTCGGCGACCTCGGCGATCTCCTGCTGAGTCCTCTTCTCGTTTGTGAGCATCGAGGCGAGGTATATCGCGGCGGCGGCGTATCCCTTTGGCGACTTGCCGCTTGCGAGTCCCTGTTCCGACGTCTCACGTATAATCTTCTTCGCCCTCTCCTCGACCTCGGAGCTGAGCTCAAGCTCTGAGGCTATACGGGGCACGAACTCGACGGGGTCGGTCGGACCGATTTCGAGTCCGAGCTCACGCATTATGTACCTGTAGGTCCTCGCCAGCTCCTTCTCGTCGACACGTGAGACCTCGGCGACCTCGTCTATCGACCTGGGTATGCTTCCCTGTCTCAGCGCGGCGTAGAGTGCGGCGGCTGCGACGCCCTCTATTGAACGTCCCGGGAGGAGATCCTCGTCTACGGCACGTCTCTGTATCATCGAGGCGACCTCACGCGTGTTCTCGGGGACGTTGAGCGCACTTCCCATCCTGTCTATCTCTCCGAGAGCGTACCTCAGACCACGCTCCTTGCCCTTAGCCTGCGACCTCTTGTGCCACTTACGCAGCCTCTTCATCTGGGCGCGCTTGTTCGACGAGAGCGAGTTGCCGAATGCGTCCTTGTCCTGCCAGTCGATCTCTGTCGAGAGACCCTTGTCGTGCATCTTCTCAGTACGCGGCGCGCCTACACGTGCCTTCGAGTCCCTCTCCTCCGAGTCGAATGCCCTCCACTCGGGACCCTGGTCGATATGCCCCTCGTCGACTACGAGACCACAGTCCTGACAGACGGTCTCTCCCCTCTCAGGATCTTCTATGAGGCTGTCGGAGCCACACTCGGGACACTCCAACTCCTCTGACTCCTTGTTCACCTCCTCTGTCTCGTCCTCTTCGTCTCTCTCGTATGTTCTTATTGATGTTGATGTGTTATTGACCATTACACTTATACATTAGTGCCCGAGACATTTAAATGTGTCGGTGACCTTGGGTAAATGTCACCGTCTAACGCACGGTTATGACGGGGACGTCTGAGGTCTCGATCATCTTCCTCGTAGTGCTTCCGAGCATCACACCCGAAGACGACCCTCCGTGTGATCCCATCGTGACTATGTCGACGTCGTGGCTCTCGGCGTAGTCGAGTATCTCGTCGTAGGGGGTACCCTCACGTAACGCAGTCGTGACGCTCAGACCCTCGGAGTCGGCTGTCTCACGTAGCTCTTCGAGGGACTTCTCGCCGCCCTGTTTGAGACCTCCCACGATACTTCTCGGTAGGTCGGCGTTCTGTGACAGCTCGGTGTCGACGACGTAGACGACGTGGAGTCTCGCACCGTACTTCTTCGCCATCCCCATACCGTGTTCGGCTGCGTCTCTTGCCTCGTCGCTTCCGTCCGTCGGCACAAGGACGGAGTCGTAAGACGGCGGCTCTTCTATCCTGTTCCTCTCGGACTCGGCTCCGACTCCGACTCCGTTTCTCACTGTCATCACAGGTACGTCCGACCGTCTCACGACCCTCTCGGTGGTGCTTCCGAGTATGAACCTCTCACGTCCGCTCTTCGCGCTCGTACCCATGGCTATGAGGTCGACGTCGTTCCCGGCGGCGTAATCGAGTATCTCCTCGTGAGCCACCCCCGTCCTCACGACGGGTCTCGCCTCGACTCCATTCTCCTCGGCTTCCTCGACTACTTCGCGCGTCGCCTCACGTCCCTTACTCTCGAACTCCTCGATTATGTCGTGTCTCTCGCCGGTCTCGACGGGTATTCCGCCGTTGACGTCGGCTACGTATATCGGAACCACCTCGGCGTCGTGCCTCTCGGCTACTGAGAGGGCGTGTTCGACGGCGGTGTGTGCCGTCTCGGTTCCGTCGGTCGGGACGAGTATCCTATCGTACATACTGGGCTTACTACAACTCCACTCCCTAAATAAGTCATCCCCGCTTCGGGAGCCATCACTCATCTTTTATTCTGAGGGCTTCGTAGACACACGTATGTCAGAGATTCCCTCCGATCCCCGCGCCGACTATACCTATACTTCCAACTCTGCTTCGGACATTCCCTCATCTGTCGAGTCCATGAAGGATGAGTTCGACTGTGAGGTACGTCTCGACGACTTCTCACGCAGTCTCTACGCGACCGACGCGAGCATATACGAGGAGACGCCCATAGCGGTTACTTTCCCTGAATCGACCGAAGACGTCTCGGACATACTCGACTACTGTTCCCGTAACTCTATACCCGTTCTTCCGAGGGGTGGCGGAACCAGCCTCGCGGGTCAGGCGGTCAACGAGGCGGTCGTCCTCGATTTCACGCGCCGCATGGACTCTGTCGTCGACGTAGACACCGAATCGCGCACCGCGACTGTCGAGGCGGGAGCCGTAGTCGAGGAACTCAACACGCGTCTCGAAGACCACGGTCTCAAGTTCGCGCCCGATCCCGCGTGGAGGGACAAAAGTACGGTAGGAGGCGCGATAGGCAACAACAGTACAGGGTCGCACTCCCTCAAGTACGGAAAGACTGGAGCCTACATAGAGAGATCTGAGGTCGTACTCGCCGACGGAACCGTAACGACCTTCGGCGAGATCAGACTCGAAGAGCTACGTGAGAAAGCCGACCCCGACGGCGACCTCGAAGAACGGATCTACGAAGAGGTCTTGCGTACTATAGACGAAGAGTCGGAGACAGTCGAGGAGACGTACCCAGACCTCAAGAGGAACGTCTCGGGATACAGCCTCGACCGTCTCGTCGAAGAAGCGAAGCACGGAAAGGTCAACCTCGCGCGTCTTCTCGCTGGAAGTGAGGGAACACTCGGTGTTGTGACGCGTGCGACCCTCTCACTCGAAGAGATTCCCGCCGAGAAGTCAGCCGTTCTTCTTAGCTACTCCGATCTCTCCGACGCACTCAAGGACGTCTCGGATGTACTCGACCACGACCCCGCCGCAGTCGAGGTTCTCGACGATGTCCTGATAGACCTCGCACGTGACACAGACGAGTTCTCGGGTGTGGTCGAGATGCTCCCCGACGGAACCTCGTCTGTACTCCTTACTGAGTTCTACGCCGAGGATGACTCCGAGGCGAGGCGCAAGGTCGAGTCGCTCGTCGACGACAGGCTGGGTAACCGCGCATTCGACCATCTCGAAGCCTACGACGACGACAGACGCGAGAGGTTCTGGAAGCTCAGAAAGAGCGGTCTGCCTATACTCCTGTCGCGCACGACCGACGAGAAGCATATCAGCTTCATAGAGGACACCGCCGTCCGTCCCGAAGACCTACCCGAGTATGTCTCGGAGTTCGAGGAGATACTCGAAGACCACGGCACCTTCGCTAGCTTCTACGCCCATGCCGGACCCGGCTGTCTCCACATACGTCCTCTCGTGAACACAAAGACCAACGACGGCGTCGAGAAGATGGAGTCGATAGCTGACGAAGTTACAGACCTCGTCGTCGAGTACGGCGGATCGGTCTCGGGGGAACACGGCGATGGAAGGGCGAGGACCCAGTGGAACTCGAAGCTCTACGGCGACGAAGTCTGGGAGATCTTCAGAGACCTCAAGTCCGCCTTCGACCCTGACTGGATACTCAACCCCGGACAGGTCTGTGGCGACGTGAGTATGACCGATAGTCTCAGACACGGCTCCGACTACTCCCTCGACGCTGGTTCCGAATCCGACTCCGACACCGACTTCGAGACATCGCTCAACTGGGACAACGAAAATGGCTTCGAGGGGATGGTCGAGCTCTGCCACGGCTGTGGCGGATGCCGAGGTAAGCAGGAGACTACGGGAGGTGTGATGTGTCCGACCTACAGAGCGTCGGAGGAGGAGATAACTTCGACGCGCGGTAGGGCGAATCTCCTCAGACGTGCTATGTCGGGAGACCTCGACGCCGACGCCTTCGACACCGAGTTCATGGCTGAAGTAATGGATCTGTGTATCGGCTGTAAGGGCTGTGCGACTGACTGTCCGAGCGGCGTCGACATGGCGAAGATGAAGGCGGAGATAGAGAACGAGTACCACGACAGACACGGTGCGTCGCTCAGGGAGAGGATATTTGCGAACCCGGATAAGTTCCTCTCGCTCGGTAGCACGTTCGCTCCTGTCTCGAACCTCGTCACACAGATTCCGGGAGCGCGTTATCTCTTGGAGAAGACAGTCGGTATCGCACGTGAACGTCCCCTCCCGGAGTTCGAGAGAGAGACGTTCGAGGACAGATTCCCGTCGTCCCGTGTCTCCAAGTCGGAAGCCGAGGCGAAGGCGGTTCTCGTCGTCGATCCCCAGACCAACTACACAAAGCCCGAGGTGGGGATCGCGGCGGTCGACGTCCTAGAGTCGCTCGGTGTCCACGTCGATATACGTACAGATCCGACAGGACGTGCGGCGTACTCACAGGGCTTCGTAGACGGGACCCGTGCGACCGCTGAGGATAACGTCTCGGATCTGGGTACACGTGTCTCGGAGGGATGGGATGTCGTCGCACTCGAACCCTCCGACGCAGTTATGTTACAGTCCGACTATCTGGATCTGATCGCGCGAGACGAAGCCGAAGTCAGAGCCGAAGTCGAGAGGGTCGCGTCTAACACGTACGGCTTCTTCGAGTACGTCGACACCGTCCTCAAAACTCTCCCCGACAGCGAGGACTCTGCGTCTCAGAAACTCGTCTACCACGGACACTGCCACCAGAAGGCTGCGAAGAAGGATCACCACGCTCTAAACGTCTTGGACGAGGTGGGCTACGAAGTTGAAGACCTCGACTCGGGATGCTGTGGCATGGCGGGGAGCTTCGGCTACGAGTCGGAACATTACTCGATGAGTGCCGCGATAGGCGAGATACTCCTCGATCAGATAGAGACGTCCGACGGCGACGTAGTCGTAGCACCCGGGGCGTCTTGCAGGACTCAGCTTGAGGAGTACGACGGCGAAGTAGTACATCCCGTCTTCAAGCTCTCCGAAGCCTTATTGAATTAGATTTATGGAGGCGTGACACGTACTTGGTTCATGTCCTACATCGAGCGGCTCCGAGACAAACCCATAAACATCGCGTACGTAGGCGTCGCAGTCTTCTTCCTAAACCACGTCTTTGAGGTCTTCCTGTCCAAGTACGTCTCGTACGCCCTAATGGGAATAGCACTCCTGCTGTTCGCGTACGGAGTCTACGGAAACATCAGCTCGTCTTCCCCCAGAGACGACTCGTCGGCTTAGAGAGAGAAGCGAACTGCTTAATCCACAGCGCGTCTATATACAGCGTCAGTGTTCCCCATAATCGTCCTCGCGGTCGCCCTGGGAGTCGGAGGGGGGCTTCTCGTAGCCTACTTCCTGAGCTACGTCTCCGCTTACTTCCGAAGAGCACTCTACGGAGACCCCGGTCACGAGAGTCAGACCTGGACGTGGAGAGGACGTGACCCAACAGGAAAGACCGAGGACGACCTCAGACGTGAGTCCTACGAGAGAATAGAGAAGTTCCTCCGGAGACACGGCTACGACTACGTCTCCGAGAAGGAGTTCGACATCGAGGGTCAGACGGTGACGGCACCCTACTACATACTCGACGACGAAATAGCCGTCTTCCTCGACGACTGGCACGACGAGTACCTCGTGTCGAGCACGGGTGTCAGTACTGTACTCATAGGCTTATACGACACTGACCAGTACACTGCACTCAGAAGAGCACTCGGTATCGAGGAGGACTGGCGCGACGAGATCTACTTCGAGGACGACGACGAGATCTCGGATCTCCGTGTCCTCGGGCTCGAACCCGATACCCAAGGAAGCCAAAGCCAGGACAGTGACGGAGACAGTGACAGTGACATGGATATAACCGCAGACGAGGTCAGAGAAGCCTACAGGGAGCGAATAAAGGAGACACATCCCGACCTCAACGACTCCGACGACGCAGACGAGGAGTTCATGCGTGTCCAGGAGGCGTACGAGAGCCTGATGGAGGAGCGTGAGGCAGAACCGTAATTAGTCTCTGTCACCAATCTCCTTTAATGTCAGAGTCAGGGACTGCGGACGTAGAATCCGACTACATAGACCATCCTCTACTCAACGACTCGACAGTGGAGAGGAGGATGTACCAGCTTGAGCTTTCGAGTGCCGCTCTGTCGTCCCCGTCTCTTGTTGTACTCCCGACCGGAACGGGAAAGACGTCTGTCTCTCTCCTCGTTACCGCGGCACGTCTCAACCGTCTCGGGGGTAAGTCCCTACTTCTCGCGCCTACGAAGCCCCTAGTCGAACAGCACGCAGAGTTCTTCCGCGAGGCACTCGAAGTACCTGACTCCGAGATAGTCGTATTCACTGGCGACACCCCACCCGACGAGAGGAGCGATGTCTGGGAAGACGCACGTGTAGTAATCGCTACGCCTCAGGTCATCGAGAACGACATAATCGGGAGCCGTATAGATCTCTCCGATGTCGTACATCTCACATTCGACGAGTGCCACAGGGCGACCGGCGACTACTCGTACGTCTACATAGCCGAGAGCTACGCGAGAGACGCTAAATCCCCGCTCGTGACGGGAATGACTGCGTCACCGGGGTCGAACAAGGAAGAGATACTCGAAGTCTGTGACAACCTCGGGATCGAGAACGTCGAGATAATGACCGAGGAGGACTCCGACCTCTCGGAGTACACACACGACACCGACGTAGAGTGGAAACACGTCGATGTCCCCGACGAGATTCTCGAACTCCGTGACCTGATCGAGGATGTCGTAAAGGACAGGATGGAACGTCTCAAGAGCCTTGGGGTGATCAACACCGCACGCACTGACATCTCGATGAACAAGCTCCTGAGTGCGAGGGGGGAGATACAGGAGATGATTGACAACGACGAGTCGGCGGGCTACTCGGCGATGTCTATACACGCCGAGGTCATGAAGCTACGCCACGCAGTCGAGATAGTCGAGACACAGGGCGTTGACACTCTCGTCTCTTACTTCGAGAAGCTCGAGAACGAGGCTAGGTCTTCGGGCGGAAGCAAGGCGGTCAAGAGACTAATGTCGGAAGACCGGATACAGGAGGCGAGACGCAGAGTCGAGGAGTACGACGGTCTCCATCCCAAGATGGAGGTTCTGAGGCCGTACGTCGTAGACGTCCTGTCGGGAGACGACCCGTCACGTGTCATAGTCTTCACCGAGTACCGCGATACTGCGGCGACACTCACTGACTTCTTCGAGTCCCACGACGGAATCGAGCCACAGAGGTTCGTGGGACAGTCGAACAGGGACGGAGACCCGGGGATGACACAGAAAGACCAGAAGGAAGCCATCGAGGGCTTCAAGTCGGGCGAATCGAACGTCTTAGTCGCCACCTCGGTCGCCGAGGAGGGTATCGACATACCCGAGGTCGACCTCGTCCTCTTCTACGAGCCGGTGCCTTCGGAGATACGGAGCATACAGAGGAGAGGACGCACGGGAAGACAGAGACAGGGAAACGTCGTCGTACTCATCGCCGAGGACACGAGAGAC is a window from the Candidatus Afararchaeum irisae genome containing:
- a CDS encoding universal stress protein, which codes for MYDRILVPTDGTETAHTAVEHALSVAERHDAEVVPIYVADVNGGIPVETGERHDIIEEFESKGREATREVVEEAEENGVEARPVVRTGVAHEEILDYAAGNDVDLIAMGTSAKSGRERFILGSTTERVVRRSDVPVMTVRNGVGVGAESERNRIEEPPSYDSVLVPTDGSDEARDAAEHGMGMAKKYGARLHVVYVVDTELSQNADLPRSIVGGLKQGGEKSLEELRETADSEGLSVTTALREGTPYDEILDYAESHDVDIVTMGSHGGSSSGVMLGSTTRKMIETSDVPVITVR
- a CDS encoding DnaJ domain-containing protein; translated protein: MFPIIVLAVALGVGGGLLVAYFLSYVSAYFRRALYGDPGHESQTWTWRGRDPTGKTEDDLRRESYERIEKFLRRHGYDYVSEKEFDIEGQTVTAPYYILDDEIAVFLDDWHDEYLVSSTGVSTVLIGLYDTDQYTALRRALGIEEDWRDEIYFEDDDEISDLRVLGLEPDTQGSQSQDSDGDSDSDMDITADEVREAYRERIKETHPDLNDSDDADEEFMRVQEAYESLMEEREAEP
- a CDS encoding transcription initiation factor IIB is translated as MVNNTSTSIRTYERDEEDETEEVNKESEELECPECGSDSLIEDPERGETVCQDCGLVVDEGHIDQGPEWRAFDSEERDSKARVGAPRTEKMHDKGLSTEIDWQDKDAFGNSLSSNKRAQMKRLRKWHKRSQAKGKERGLRYALGEIDRMGSALNVPENTREVASMIQRRAVDEDLLPGRSIEGVAAAALYAALRQGSIPRSIDEVAEVSRVDEKELARTYRYIMRELGLEIGPTDPVEFVPRIASELELSSEVEERAKKIIRETSEQGLASGKSPKGYAAAAIYLASMLTNEKRTQQEIAEVADITEVTIRNRYQEQAEHIGAAV
- a CDS encoding FAD-linked oxidase C-terminal domain-containing protein — encoded protein: MSEIPSDPRADYTYTSNSASDIPSSVESMKDEFDCEVRLDDFSRSLYATDASIYEETPIAVTFPESTEDVSDILDYCSRNSIPVLPRGGGTSLAGQAVNEAVVLDFTRRMDSVVDVDTESRTATVEAGAVVEELNTRLEDHGLKFAPDPAWRDKSTVGGAIGNNSTGSHSLKYGKTGAYIERSEVVLADGTVTTFGEIRLEELREKADPDGDLEERIYEEVLRTIDEESETVEETYPDLKRNVSGYSLDRLVEEAKHGKVNLARLLAGSEGTLGVVTRATLSLEEIPAEKSAVLLSYSDLSDALKDVSDVLDHDPAAVEVLDDVLIDLARDTDEFSGVVEMLPDGTSSVLLTEFYAEDDSEARRKVESLVDDRLGNRAFDHLEAYDDDRRERFWKLRKSGLPILLSRTTDEKHISFIEDTAVRPEDLPEYVSEFEEILEDHGTFASFYAHAGPGCLHIRPLVNTKTNDGVEKMESIADEVTDLVVEYGGSVSGEHGDGRARTQWNSKLYGDEVWEIFRDLKSAFDPDWILNPGQVCGDVSMTDSLRHGSDYSLDAGSESDSDTDFETSLNWDNENGFEGMVELCHGCGGCRGKQETTGGVMCPTYRASEEEITSTRGRANLLRRAMSGDLDADAFDTEFMAEVMDLCIGCKGCATDCPSGVDMAKMKAEIENEYHDRHGASLRERIFANPDKFLSLGSTFAPVSNLVTQIPGARYLLEKTVGIARERPLPEFERETFEDRFPSSRVSKSEAEAKAVLVVDPQTNYTKPEVGIAAVDVLESLGVHVDIRTDPTGRAAYSQGFVDGTRATAEDNVSDLGTRVSEGWDVVALEPSDAVMLQSDYLDLIARDEAEVRAEVERVASNTYGFFEYVDTVLKTLPDSEDSASQKLVYHGHCHQKAAKKDHHALNVLDEVGYEVEDLDSGCCGMAGSFGYESEHYSMSAAIGEILLDQIETSDGDVVVAPGASCRTQLEEYDGEVVHPVFKLSEALLN
- the msrA gene encoding peptide-methionine (S)-S-oxide reductase MsrA, translated to MTTERATFAGGCFWCTESVFKHVEGVDSVVSGYTGGETDDPTYKEVCTGKTGHAEAVQVSYDPDVVSYRELLEIFFSTHDPTTLNRQGPDVGSQYRSAVFYHDDEQRREVESLVDELESSDEYPYGKGDIVTEINELEEFYEAEEYHQDYYDKNPGNAYCNANIEPKLRKLRKKFSDTVESDV
- a CDS encoding 3-isopropylmalate dehydratase small subunit; its protein translation is MSDTDTDTEIDKNDNDSRKSVRRVTGTGVPLRGDDIDTDQIVPARFLKEVTFENMGNYAFYDARRDDDGELNDHPFNVYNGNILVVNDNFGCGSSREHAPQALMRWGIEGIIGESFAEIFADNCSSLGIPTVTADHETVDEIQSTVEDDPETPIEIRIQDETVTVGDETVDVGIEPSLKEALLEGIWDTTALMKSNLDEVRETYEELPYTSNFD
- a CDS encoding 2-hydroxy-3-oxopropionate reductase; its protein translation is MTDDKTVGFIGLGIMGKPMAENLLEAGYSVVGNNRSPEPVEDLVSQGADSAATPEEVAERSDVVISVLPDSDVVKDVALGDDGVIDGISEGDVFIDMSTISPTVTQEIADELHEVGADMLDAPISGGEEGAIEGTLSIMVGGNDDTLDDHRDLFEVMGDTVTHCGDHGSGQVAKACNQIVLGVTLQGVSEALVFAKKAGADLDAVLNAISGGAASCWALDARAPRVIEGNFDPGFFASYHYKDLRIATDAGEAFGSPMPATELVHEMFKSMEQKGLGMEDHSAIIKIVEDLADEKARVE
- a CDS encoding methylmalonyl-CoA mutase family protein, which codes for MFDDEELDEIKQEREDWEEETLGPVLDSYGERKDEFATVSNLEVDRLYTPEDIDHLDYNDDIGFPGEEPFTRGVYPTMYRGRFWTMRQFAGFGTVEETNERFHYLLENGQTGLSTAFDMPSLMGRDSDDPMSEGEVGKEGCAVDTLRDMEILFDEIPLEDVTVSFTINPSAAVIYGMFVALADKRGVDREKLNGTFQNDMFKEFIAQKEWVIPPRPAIDLVVDTIEFATNQNPKIKPVSISGYHIREAGTTAIQELAFTLADGFGYVEACMERGMDVDDFAPQLSFFFNSHNSMFEEIAKFRAARKIWADKMDEWYDAEDIESRRLKFHTQTAGQSLTAQQPLNNVVRTTIQALAGVLGGTQSLHTNSYDEALALPSEEAVKVALRTQQIIAHESGAADVVDPLGGSYFVESLTDEVYEKTMDYIDHIKELGDGSVLEGIFVGLDEGWFQKETHESAFEYQQRVESGDEVVVGVNKYVEEEDDQDIDILHVDEQEAYETQINRLNEVKEERDDEAVDEALEDLREAIENDENTMPYIVAAVKEYATMGEIMGVFKDIHGAYHESKLRA